In a single window of the Rattus norvegicus strain BN/NHsdMcwi chromosome 6, GRCr8, whole genome shotgun sequence genome:
- the Ahsa1 gene encoding activator of 90 kDa heat shock protein ATPase homolog 1 isoform X1, which translates to MKEDGVKLLREAVGIYISTLKTEFTQGMILPTVNGESVDPVGQPALKTEVCKAKCAPSKSQAKPVGVKIPTCKITLKETFLTSPEELYRVFTTQELVQAFTHAPAALEADRGGKFHMVDGNVTGEFTDLVPEKHIAMKWRFKSWPEGHFATITLTFIDKNGETELCMEGRGIPAPEEERTRQGWQRYYFEGIKQTFGYGARLF; encoded by the exons ATGAAGGAAGACGGGGTGAAACTTCTCAGAGAAGCAGTGGGAATTTACATCAGCACCCTCAAGACAG AGTTTACTCAGGGCATGATCTTGCCCACAGTGAATGGAGAATCAGTAGACCCAGTGGGCCAACCAGCACTAAAAACGGAAGTGTGCAAG GCTAAGTGTGCTCCTTCAAAAAGCCAGGCCAAACCTGTTGGTGTCAAAATACCCACTTGTAAGATCACCCTCAAAGAAACCTTCCTGACCTCTCCAGAGGAGCTCTACAGAGTGTTCACCACGCAGGAG CTGGTCCAGGCCTTTACCCATGCTCCTGCGGCCTTGGAAGCAGACAGAGGAGGGAAGTTTCACATGGTCGATGGTAACGTCACTGGGGAGTTTACTGACTTG GTTCCTGAGAAACATATTGCTATGAAGTGGAGGTTTAAGTCATGGCCAGAGG GGCACTTCGCGACCATCACCTTGACCTTCATTGATAAGAATGGAGAGACAGAGCTGTGCATGGAGGGCCGCGGCATCCCTGCTCCCGAGGAAGAGCGGACACGGCAAGGCTGGCAGCGGTACTACTTTGAGGGCATCAAACAGACCTTTGGCTATGGTGCACGCTTATTTTAG
- the Ism2 gene encoding isthmin-2 isoform X2, with the protein MRPPPGRARLPRALMLLAALLAAGRGLPLRKRGPGPHGHSRMVEASPAPDLSSPKDKETTSGFPGDDLQEPCQPKCQTVPEPTALTLGTATPPGNLEHTPLLLELQKLPGLANTDLSAPNPNIQVTIEVVQDPQTEVDVDLPSEPSNLWPLRASSWLPTRELFWPLFWGYQEGEEGATSLKDRAPGEAEEEEGKDYALEYDEGEDQGGTEEDEDEEPWSSGAIDNWDYGWLGPQDRDFQEPDSYDYEPQEEWGTWSPCSGSCSSGHQQRTRPCGYACTATESRVCDLPPCPDVDSCEKWLNCKSDFLTKYLSQVFKDLPSCPCAYPLEAVYSAVSLRDEHQGRTFQWRDASGPRERLDIYQPTARFCLRSMLSGESSTLAAQHCCYDEGSRLLTRGKGAGAPDLVSTDFSPELHFKVDTLPWILCKGDWSRYHTVRPPNNGRACADNPPEAEYLAQLQEAKEY; encoded by the exons ATGCGGCCACCGCCCGGCCGAGCGCGGCTCCCGCGAGCCTTGATGCTGCTGGCCGCGCTGCTGGCCGCCGGCCGAGGGCTTCCACTGAGGAAGCGAGGTCCCGGGCCCCACGGCCACTCGAGGATGGTGGAG GCCTCACCCGCTCCGGATCTCAGCTCCCCCAAGGATAAGGAGACAACATCAGGATTCCCTGGAGACGATCTGCAGGAACCATGTCAACCCAAGTGCCAGACTGTTCCTGAGCCGACAGCTCTGACTCTGGGCACGGCCACTCCTCCCGGGAACCTGGAACACACACCTTTGCTGCTGGAGCTGCAGAAGCTGCCAGGGTTGGCTAACACAGACTTGAGCGCACCAAACCCCAATATCCAG GTGACCATCGAGGTGGTGCAGGACCCTCAGACTGAGGTAGACGTGGACCTGCCTTCTGAGCCCAGCAATCTCTGGCCCCTGCGTGCCTCTAGCTGGTTGCCCACCAGGGAACTCTTTTGGCCCCTCTTCTGGGGCTACCAAGAAGGTGAAGAAGGAGCCACCAGCCTCAAAGACAGGGCTCCAGGGGAAgcggaggaggaagaaggaaaggactATGCTTTGGAGTATGACGAGGGTGAGGACCAAGGGGGCACTGAagaagatgaggatgaggagcCTTGGTCCAGTGGGGCCATAGACAACTGGGACTATGGCTGGTTGGGTCCTCAGGACCGGGACTTCCAGGAACCAGACAGCTATG ACTATGAACCCCAGGAGGAGTGGGGCACCTGGTCTCCCTGCAGTGGGAGCTGCAGCAGCGGCCACCAGCAGAGGACGCGGCCCTGCGGCTATGCCTGTACTGCCACAGAGTCCCGAGTCTGCGACCTTCCCCCCTGTCCTG ATGTGGACAGCTGTGAGAAGTGGTTGAACTGCAAGAGTGACTTCCTAACTAAGTATCTGAGCCAAGTGTTCAAGGACCTGCCCAGCTGCCCTTGCGCATACCCTCTGGAGGCGGTGTACAGTGCTGTGAGCCTGCGGGACGAACATCAGGGCCGCACCTTCCAATGGCGAGATGCGAGTGGCCCACGGGAACGCCTGGACATCTACCAGCCTACCGCGCGCTTCTGCCTGCGCTCCATGCTGTCTGGCGAAAGCAGCACATTGGCCGCCCAGCACTGCTGCTATGATGAAGGCAGCCGGTTGCTGACCCGTGGCAAAGGGGCAGGAGCTCCGGACCTAGTCAGCACCGACTTTTCACCCGAGCTACACTTCAAGGTAGATACGCTGCCCTGGATCCTGTGTAAGGGGGACTGGAGCCGCTACCACACTGTGCGCCCCCCCAATAATGGCCGGGCCTGCGCAGACAATCCGCCTGAGGCAGAGTACCTGGCTCAACTGCAAGAGGCCAAAGAGTACTGA
- the Ism2 gene encoding isthmin-2 isoform X3 encodes MRPPPGRARLPRALMLLAALLAAGRGLPLRKRGPGPHGHSRMVEASPAPDLSSPKDKETTSGFPGDDLQEPCQPKCQTVPEPTALTLGTATPPGNLEHTPLLLELQKLPGLANTDLSAPNPNIQVTIEVVQDPQTEVDVDLPSEPSNLWPLRASSWLPTRELFWPLFWGYQEGEEGATSLKDRAPGEAEEEEGKDYALEYDEGEDQGGTEEDEDEEPWSSGAIDNWDYGWLGPQDRDFQEPDSYDVDSCEKWLNCKSDFLTKYLSQVFKDLPSCPCAYPLEAVYSAVSLRDEHQGRTFQWRDASGPRERLDIYQPTARFCLRSMLSGESSTLAAQHCCYDEGSRLLTRGKGAGAPDLVSTDFSPELHFKVDTLPWILCKGDWSRYHTVRPPNNGRACADNPPEAEYLAQLQEAKEY; translated from the exons ATGCGGCCACCGCCCGGCCGAGCGCGGCTCCCGCGAGCCTTGATGCTGCTGGCCGCGCTGCTGGCCGCCGGCCGAGGGCTTCCACTGAGGAAGCGAGGTCCCGGGCCCCACGGCCACTCGAGGATGGTGGAG GCCTCACCCGCTCCGGATCTCAGCTCCCCCAAGGATAAGGAGACAACATCAGGATTCCCTGGAGACGATCTGCAGGAACCATGTCAACCCAAGTGCCAGACTGTTCCTGAGCCGACAGCTCTGACTCTGGGCACGGCCACTCCTCCCGGGAACCTGGAACACACACCTTTGCTGCTGGAGCTGCAGAAGCTGCCAGGGTTGGCTAACACAGACTTGAGCGCACCAAACCCCAATATCCAG GTGACCATCGAGGTGGTGCAGGACCCTCAGACTGAGGTAGACGTGGACCTGCCTTCTGAGCCCAGCAATCTCTGGCCCCTGCGTGCCTCTAGCTGGTTGCCCACCAGGGAACTCTTTTGGCCCCTCTTCTGGGGCTACCAAGAAGGTGAAGAAGGAGCCACCAGCCTCAAAGACAGGGCTCCAGGGGAAgcggaggaggaagaaggaaaggactATGCTTTGGAGTATGACGAGGGTGAGGACCAAGGGGGCACTGAagaagatgaggatgaggagcCTTGGTCCAGTGGGGCCATAGACAACTGGGACTATGGCTGGTTGGGTCCTCAGGACCGGGACTTCCAGGAACCAGACAGCTATG ATGTGGACAGCTGTGAGAAGTGGTTGAACTGCAAGAGTGACTTCCTAACTAAGTATCTGAGCCAAGTGTTCAAGGACCTGCCCAGCTGCCCTTGCGCATACCCTCTGGAGGCGGTGTACAGTGCTGTGAGCCTGCGGGACGAACATCAGGGCCGCACCTTCCAATGGCGAGATGCGAGTGGCCCACGGGAACGCCTGGACATCTACCAGCCTACCGCGCGCTTCTGCCTGCGCTCCATGCTGTCTGGCGAAAGCAGCACATTGGCCGCCCAGCACTGCTGCTATGATGAAGGCAGCCGGTTGCTGACCCGTGGCAAAGGGGCAGGAGCTCCGGACCTAGTCAGCACCGACTTTTCACCCGAGCTACACTTCAAGGTAGATACGCTGCCCTGGATCCTGTGTAAGGGGGACTGGAGCCGCTACCACACTGTGCGCCCCCCCAATAATGGCCGGGCCTGCGCAGACAATCCGCCTGAGGCAGAGTACCTGGCTCAACTGCAAGAGGCCAAAGAGTACTGA
- the Ism2 gene encoding isthmin-2 isoform X1: MRPPPGRARLPRALMLLAALLAAGRGLPLRKRGPGPHGHSRMVEASPAPDLSSPKDKETTSGFPGDDLQEPCQPKCQTVPEPTALTLGTATPPGNLEHTPLLLELQKLPGLANTDLSAPNPNIQVTIEVVQDPQTEVDVDLPSEPSNLWPLRASSWLPTRELFWPLFWGYQEGEEGATSLKDRAPGEAEEEEGKDYALEYDEGEDQGGTEEDEDEEPWSSGAIDNWDYGWLGPQDRDFQEPDSYDYEPQEEWGTWSPCSGSCSSGHQQRTRPCGYACTATESRVCDLPPCPGTAEENTLGFAREGWQPLAHNATDMLDSDVDSCEKWLNCKSDFLTKYLSQVFKDLPSCPCAYPLEAVYSAVSLRDEHQGRTFQWRDASGPRERLDIYQPTARFCLRSMLSGESSTLAAQHCCYDEGSRLLTRGKGAGAPDLVSTDFSPELHFKVDTLPWILCKGDWSRYHTVRPPNNGRACADNPPEAEYLAQLQEAKEY, from the exons ATGCGGCCACCGCCCGGCCGAGCGCGGCTCCCGCGAGCCTTGATGCTGCTGGCCGCGCTGCTGGCCGCCGGCCGAGGGCTTCCACTGAGGAAGCGAGGTCCCGGGCCCCACGGCCACTCGAGGATGGTGGAG GCCTCACCCGCTCCGGATCTCAGCTCCCCCAAGGATAAGGAGACAACATCAGGATTCCCTGGAGACGATCTGCAGGAACCATGTCAACCCAAGTGCCAGACTGTTCCTGAGCCGACAGCTCTGACTCTGGGCACGGCCACTCCTCCCGGGAACCTGGAACACACACCTTTGCTGCTGGAGCTGCAGAAGCTGCCAGGGTTGGCTAACACAGACTTGAGCGCACCAAACCCCAATATCCAG GTGACCATCGAGGTGGTGCAGGACCCTCAGACTGAGGTAGACGTGGACCTGCCTTCTGAGCCCAGCAATCTCTGGCCCCTGCGTGCCTCTAGCTGGTTGCCCACCAGGGAACTCTTTTGGCCCCTCTTCTGGGGCTACCAAGAAGGTGAAGAAGGAGCCACCAGCCTCAAAGACAGGGCTCCAGGGGAAgcggaggaggaagaaggaaaggactATGCTTTGGAGTATGACGAGGGTGAGGACCAAGGGGGCACTGAagaagatgaggatgaggagcCTTGGTCCAGTGGGGCCATAGACAACTGGGACTATGGCTGGTTGGGTCCTCAGGACCGGGACTTCCAGGAACCAGACAGCTATG ACTATGAACCCCAGGAGGAGTGGGGCACCTGGTCTCCCTGCAGTGGGAGCTGCAGCAGCGGCCACCAGCAGAGGACGCGGCCCTGCGGCTATGCCTGTACTGCCACAGAGTCCCGAGTCTGCGACCTTCCCCCCTGTCCTG GCACCGCAGAGGAGAACACGTTGGGCTTTGCCCGTGAGGGCTGGCAGCCCCTTGCCCACAATGCTACGGATATGCTTGATTCAG ATGTGGACAGCTGTGAGAAGTGGTTGAACTGCAAGAGTGACTTCCTAACTAAGTATCTGAGCCAAGTGTTCAAGGACCTGCCCAGCTGCCCTTGCGCATACCCTCTGGAGGCGGTGTACAGTGCTGTGAGCCTGCGGGACGAACATCAGGGCCGCACCTTCCAATGGCGAGATGCGAGTGGCCCACGGGAACGCCTGGACATCTACCAGCCTACCGCGCGCTTCTGCCTGCGCTCCATGCTGTCTGGCGAAAGCAGCACATTGGCCGCCCAGCACTGCTGCTATGATGAAGGCAGCCGGTTGCTGACCCGTGGCAAAGGGGCAGGAGCTCCGGACCTAGTCAGCACCGACTTTTCACCCGAGCTACACTTCAAGGTAGATACGCTGCCCTGGATCCTGTGTAAGGGGGACTGGAGCCGCTACCACACTGTGCGCCCCCCCAATAATGGCCGGGCCTGCGCAGACAATCCGCCTGAGGCAGAGTACCTGGCTCAACTGCAAGAGGCCAAAGAGTACTGA